The Acidobacteriota bacterium genome has a window encoding:
- a CDS encoding type III PLP-dependent enzyme produces the protein MPQPSDLFHLTRHLPTPLLVIDQAQVCANIGQLRQALPAVELFYAVKCNAHPHVLAAVQQMEAGFEIASLSEAATVRRMGVAPERIICLHPIKAPEFLRYLHRHQIGVLAADSRAELDKLAAHAPHSRIVLRLNVANTGSVFPLSNKFGSAPEEALGLLSYARERGLQPHGLTIHVGSQCERAATWTEALHVCRQVWRDAHRAGFALKLLSLGGGLPAPYAPEGLTAAQVALTIRTALENFALPTGCALSIEPGRALVANAGTLIASVVGLAERQNGSWAYLDAGVYHGLFEACAAGGGLPFQLSTNQPGRPPMLYNLGGPTCDGFDMPFERRALPELRLGDRVAIHTAGAYSTELSSTFNGFPAPTVYGLEELQQ, from the coding sequence ATGCCACAGCCGTCTGACCTTTTTCACCTCACCCGCCATTTGCCAACGCCCTTGCTGGTCATTGACCAAGCGCAGGTGTGCGCGAACATCGGGCAGTTGCGGCAGGCTTTGCCAGCAGTCGAATTGTTTTACGCCGTGAAATGCAACGCTCACCCGCACGTACTGGCAGCCGTGCAACAGATGGAAGCCGGTTTCGAGATCGCGTCCCTCAGCGAAGCCGCGACCGTGCGGCGTATGGGCGTAGCGCCGGAACGCATCATCTGCTTGCATCCGATCAAAGCGCCGGAATTTTTGCGCTACTTGCATCGTCATCAGATTGGCGTGCTGGCGGCGGATAGCCGCGCCGAACTCGACAAGCTGGCCGCACACGCACCGCACAGCCGCATCGTCTTACGCCTCAACGTCGCCAACACCGGCAGCGTTTTCCCTCTGAGCAACAAGTTCGGCAGCGCGCCGGAGGAAGCGTTGGGTCTGTTGAGTTATGCCCGCGAACGTGGGCTGCAACCGCATGGGTTGACGATTCACGTCGGCTCGCAATGTGAACGCGCGGCGACGTGGACAGAAGCGTTGCACGTTTGCCGCCAAGTCTGGCGCGACGCGCATCGAGCTGGATTTGCGCTGAAATTATTAAGCCTGGGTGGTGGCTTGCCTGCGCCCTACGCGCCGGAGGGGCTGACGGCGGCACAAGTGGCGTTGACGATACGCACCGCGCTGGAAAACTTCGCTTTGCCCACCGGCTGCGCCCTCAGTATCGAACCGGGCCGCGCCCTGGTCGCCAATGCCGGGACGCTCATCGCCTCGGTCGTAGGCTTAGCCGAACGTCAGAACGGCAGTTGGGCCTATCTCGATGCCGGTGTTTATCACGGCCTGTTTGAAGCTTGCGCGGCGGGCGGCGGCTTGCCTTTTCAACTGAGCACGAATCAACCCGGTCGTCCGCCCATGCTTTACAACCTCGGCGGCCCGACCTGCGACGGCTTCGATATGCCGTTCGAACGCCGCGCCTTGCCGGAACTGCGCCTCGGCGACCGGGTCGCGATTCACACTGCCGGTGCGTATTCGACAGAGCTTTCTTCTACGTTTAACGGCTTTCCGGCGCCGACGGTGTATGGGTTGGAGGAGTTACAGCAGTAA